From the genome of Chitinispirillales bacterium ANBcel5, one region includes:
- a CDS encoding polysaccharide biosynthesis tyrosine autokinase — translation MELNDYWNIIVRRKWLIITSFLVIVSVTVAYVLLAQPLYESHCKILLVEDRTGVGGFGDLGVENIMMQSIGRSDPILTQIQIIKTRPIIEEVIRRCDVRDEQGILISFQAFLNKFSFEHIAQTNIIKISARDADPDNAALYANTLAEVFSEKSQQLNQENISAAKEFIESQLIVQKAKVEVAENALMDFKTGSHTVALDQETRVRVGAMAELEAERIRLQSELRGLEAQRSEVENRLSAVGSQAAPSYSRFAQVREQIAINETSLHARLRAINAQLNRQHQSMKDLPPLEIQLARLIRDERIMNEIYTNLLSQFEEYKIREAAQLASIKIVEPAVKANNPVYPQKTKTTAMAGIAALFVGLGFALLFEFIQDNPHNIDEIVKILNTSQLGAIPKFRNKPLLFIKDSPNSLQAEAIRLIYTNLKYKDVLDKKPATLMLTSAQPGEGKTTITANLAYEFACMGKKTALVNLDLRRPSIDKVFGKKFNKGITEYLLGESNVDDIVSTPEITPNLKVFSNGKNIPPNPTELLGSRKMATIIEKIKSTHDIVLFDTAPITMVAETLDLARSMDGLIFVSNLAEASRKRLRVLNGMLQDKELPLLGVIINKVELGITTNYSYHS, via the coding sequence ATGGAACTTAATGATTACTGGAACATCATAGTACGTAGAAAATGGCTTATCATAACATCATTTTTGGTTATTGTTTCGGTTACTGTAGCATACGTTTTGCTTGCACAGCCGCTCTATGAATCACACTGTAAAATACTGTTGGTTGAGGACAGGACTGGAGTTGGAGGGTTTGGAGATTTGGGTGTGGAAAACATAATGATGCAAAGCATAGGAAGATCCGATCCTATTCTTACTCAAATTCAGATCATTAAAACCAGGCCCATTATTGAAGAGGTGATCAGGCGCTGTGATGTACGAGATGAACAGGGAATTCTGATTTCCTTTCAGGCCTTTTTGAATAAATTTAGCTTTGAACATATCGCTCAGACAAACATTATAAAAATTAGCGCACGGGATGCTGATCCAGACAATGCCGCTCTCTATGCAAATACTTTGGCTGAAGTATTTTCTGAAAAAAGTCAACAACTAAACCAGGAGAATATTAGTGCTGCAAAGGAGTTTATCGAGTCTCAGCTTATCGTGCAAAAAGCAAAGGTTGAGGTGGCCGAAAATGCCCTGATGGACTTTAAAACCGGATCACATACTGTGGCTCTTGATCAGGAAACCAGAGTACGGGTTGGTGCAATGGCGGAACTTGAAGCAGAGCGTATACGGTTGCAATCAGAGCTTAGGGGACTTGAAGCACAGAGAAGTGAGGTGGAAAATCGTCTCTCTGCTGTTGGTTCACAGGCTGCTCCCAGTTACTCCAGGTTTGCACAAGTAAGAGAGCAAATAGCAATCAACGAGACTAGCTTACATGCACGGTTACGGGCGATAAACGCACAGCTTAACCGTCAGCATCAAAGTATGAAAGATCTGCCGCCTCTTGAAATTCAGCTTGCCCGACTGATACGTGATGAGCGCATAATGAATGAAATTTACACCAACCTGTTATCCCAATTTGAGGAATACAAGATACGGGAAGCTGCACAGTTAGCAAGTATTAAAATTGTAGAGCCAGCAGTAAAAGCAAATAATCCTGTTTATCCGCAAAAGACCAAAACAACGGCAATGGCAGGAATCGCTGCACTTTTTGTGGGGCTTGGGTTTGCATTGCTGTTTGAATTCATTCAGGATAACCCACACAATATTGATGAAATAGTAAAAATACTTAATACGTCACAGCTTGGAGCAATACCCAAATTTAGAAACAAACCCCTACTTTTTATAAAAGATTCTCCAAACTCTTTGCAGGCAGAAGCCATACGATTAATATATACCAATCTTAAATATAAGGATGTTTTGGACAAAAAACCTGCTACACTTATGCTTACCAGTGCTCAACCCGGAGAAGGGAAAACTACCATCACAGCAAACCTTGCCTATGAATTTGCGTGTATGGGGAAAAAAACCGCATTGGTGAATCTTGACCTCAGAAGGCCATCTATCGATAAAGTCTTTGGTAAGAAGTTTAATAAAGGAATTACCGAATATCTTTTAGGAGAAAGTAATGTAGATGATATTGTCTCTACACCGGAAATAACGCCTAATCTAAAGGTTTTTTCAAACGGAAAAAACATCCCGCCAAACCCCACAGAACTTTTGGGTTCCAGAAAAATGGCTACGATAATAGAAAAAATCAAAAGCACACATGACATAGTATTGTTTGATACTGCGCCAATTACCATGGTAGCAGAAACACTGGACCTGGCCAGATCCATGGATGGATTAATATTTGTAAGTAATTTAGCTGAAGCATCAAGGAAGCGACTGCGTGTACTCAATGGCATGTTACAGGATAAAGAGTTGCCACTTTTAGGTGTGATAATTAACAAGGTAGAGTTAGGAATAACCACAAACTATAGCTATCACAGCTAA
- a CDS encoding SLBB domain-containing protein: protein MRIKGLQYIACNLLLLVLFDSFAQLSHFSPRYSEVELVPVTIHGAGVKAGTYYVPPALRVYDIITRASIGEIPDLRDINSRAVRVGSQGEVLQIDLLKFLNNGEYSHNPFINAGMSIHLDYAVEFAHVRGELKGTLTGRVPIAEGETVKEFLALFTFTSDADSSAIVLHRDGKEKRTYSLNELGDLTLKDKDFISVLPQKNVPRHSVVRVSGEAARPGLYSIIHGETPLYRIMDKAGGASPRGDINRAYLIRKGKVNKQPAEAFLAGQTKVRPEVTGGFHYLAASKDYAVIPISRKKTPLEDGDEIVIPPVEVNVYVSGSVRMPGAYPYSSGKSAGYYIQQAGGFTRTADRRNVKTITPFTNDAYTISEPTGLAAGDIIMVPEAKEDKWIRRWSPIISAAATVVSTVAIIVGMRN from the coding sequence ATGAGAATTAAGGGATTGCAGTACATTGCATGTAATTTGCTTCTTCTGGTACTATTTGATTCTTTTGCTCAGTTATCCCATTTCTCTCCCCGATACTCAGAGGTAGAACTTGTACCGGTCACAATTCATGGCGCCGGTGTGAAAGCCGGAACCTATTATGTTCCACCTGCTTTAAGAGTTTACGATATAATTACACGGGCTTCTATAGGTGAAATACCTGACCTTAGAGACATAAACAGTCGCGCTGTAAGAGTCGGATCACAGGGTGAAGTACTGCAAATCGATCTGCTGAAGTTTTTAAACAATGGAGAGTACTCTCACAACCCCTTCATAAATGCAGGTATGAGCATACATCTCGATTATGCCGTTGAATTTGCGCATGTTCGGGGAGAGCTGAAAGGCACTCTCACCGGAAGAGTTCCAATTGCAGAGGGTGAGACGGTAAAAGAATTTCTTGCTCTCTTTACCTTTACCTCCGATGCGGATTCTTCAGCTATTGTGCTTCACCGGGATGGAAAAGAGAAGAGAACCTATAGTCTCAATGAACTCGGCGATCTTACCCTAAAGGACAAAGACTTTATCTCTGTTTTGCCACAAAAAAACGTTCCCCGTCACTCTGTTGTGCGGGTAAGTGGCGAAGCTGCCAGGCCAGGGCTTTATTCTATCATCCATGGAGAAACACCACTTTACCGTATCATGGATAAAGCAGGGGGGGCATCGCCACGAGGTGATATCAACAGGGCCTACCTTATACGCAAGGGTAAGGTTAACAAACAGCCTGCAGAAGCCTTTCTTGCCGGGCAAACCAAGGTGCGCCCTGAGGTAACCGGAGGATTTCACTATCTGGCTGCATCAAAAGATTATGCGGTAATTCCAATTTCCAGAAAAAAAACACCACTCGAGGACGGGGATGAAATTGTTATACCGCCCGTTGAGGTAAATGTGTACGTAAGCGGAAGCGTGCGAATGCCGGGAGCTTATCCCTACAGCAGTGGTAAAAGTGCTGGATATTACATACAACAGGCCGGGGGATTTACAAGAACCGCTGACAGGAGAAATGTAAAAACCATCACCCCATTTACCAATGATGCCTATACCATAAGTGAGCCAACAGGCCTTGCTGCAGGGGATATCATTATGGTTCCCGAAGCAAAGGAGGATAAGTGGATCAGAAGGTGGTCACCGATAATCAGTGCCGCAGCAACTGTGGTTTCTACTGTAGCGATCATCGTCGGAATGAGAAATTAA
- a CDS encoding sugar transferase codes for MKTVHRQFLLDIFKLADVLLLIAAFIVAENLSNPDYTISRITGMVSPRISVLNSFLGLLVLLSWHLIFLWFGAYDTKRFTALIEEVFIVLKGVLFCTAVIVLIDFHRPLDLVNLPFIHLFFFTSFTFLITLRVILRFTLGFLRAKGRNIRYILIAGTGQRALAYVSYINNNPELGYRVRGFVDSSWHGPQKKNEQLPDIVCGFDDFSSYVRENIVDEVVVCLPIKTCYKKIYTILDDAQDQGVLVRMSTDLFDLKRAWTKIEHMGESPLITIVTGAMYRRRVLFKSVFDFLATCLLLVFIAPLFLLIAIAIKSTSKGPVFFLQPRVGMNKRIFNVIKFRTMVVGAEKQIEQLMHLSERKEEPAFKIKNDPRVTPVGRFLRKLSLDELPQLINVLKGDMALVGPRPMSVRDFSLFNKDWQRRRFSVKPGITCIWQVSGRDNIPFERWMEMDMEYIDQWSLWLDMKILLKTVPVSIFGVGAS; via the coding sequence ATGAAAACCGTGCACCGTCAATTCTTACTTGATATTTTTAAGCTTGCGGATGTACTTCTCCTGATTGCAGCATTTATTGTTGCTGAAAATTTATCTAATCCCGACTACACTATTTCAAGAATTACTGGTATGGTTTCTCCCCGAATTTCTGTTCTTAACAGTTTTTTAGGTTTACTGGTGCTTTTGAGCTGGCATCTGATATTCTTATGGTTTGGTGCTTATGATACTAAAAGATTTACCGCACTCATTGAAGAGGTGTTCATTGTTTTAAAGGGAGTGTTGTTTTGTACTGCTGTTATTGTTTTAATTGATTTTCACCGACCGCTTGATCTGGTAAATTTGCCCTTTATACACCTTTTCTTTTTTACAAGTTTCACTTTTTTAATTACGCTCAGAGTAATATTACGATTCACTTTGGGGTTCTTACGGGCAAAAGGGCGTAACATTAGATATATATTAATTGCGGGCACAGGTCAAAGAGCACTTGCTTATGTAAGCTATATAAACAATAATCCGGAGCTTGGATACCGTGTACGTGGTTTTGTAGACAGTTCCTGGCATGGTCCTCAAAAAAAGAACGAACAACTACCGGACATCGTATGTGGATTCGATGACTTTTCCTCTTATGTAAGAGAAAATATCGTGGATGAAGTAGTTGTGTGTCTTCCCATTAAGACCTGTTATAAAAAGATATACACAATTTTAGATGATGCGCAGGATCAGGGTGTACTGGTGAGAATGAGTACCGATCTTTTTGATCTCAAACGGGCATGGACAAAGATTGAACATATGGGTGAGAGCCCTTTGATTACGATCGTAACCGGTGCCATGTATCGCCGAAGGGTGTTGTTTAAATCGGTTTTCGACTTTTTGGCCACATGTCTTTTATTAGTCTTTATTGCACCCCTGTTTCTATTGATCGCTATTGCCATTAAGAGTACAAGTAAAGGGCCTGTCTTTTTTCTTCAGCCCAGAGTAGGAATGAATAAGCGAATATTCAATGTAATTAAGTTTCGTACAATGGTTGTTGGTGCTGAAAAGCAGATAGAGCAATTGATGCATCTTAGTGAACGGAAAGAGGAACCGGCATTTAAGATAAAAAATGATCCACGGGTTACTCCTGTAGGTAGGTTTTTACGCAAGCTCAGTCTCGATGAACTACCACAATTAATAAATGTATTGAAAGGTGATATGGCGCTTGTCGGTCCCCGTCCAATGTCTGTAAGGGATTTTAGCCTGTTTAACAAGGACTGGCAACGTAGAAGGTTCTCGGTAAAACCGGGAATTACTTGTATATGGCAGGTATCCGGCAGGGACAATATCCCTTTTGAACGGTGGATGGAGATGGATATGGAGTACATAGACCAGTGGTCTCTGTGGCTTGATATGAAGATACTACTAAAAACCGTACCGGTAAGTATCTTTGGGGTAGGTGCTTCCTGA